The window TTCGGCGGCGCCGAGTCGGTGCCGGCCGCGCTGGAGCGCACCGATGTGCTGGCCGCCGCCGCGGTGCTGTTCCTGCTGGAGGCGGTGGCCGACAAGATCCCGTACGTGGACAGCGTCTGGGACGGCGTCCACACCGTGATCCGCCCGATCGCGGGCGCCACCGTCGGCGCGCTGCTGGCCAGTGCCGACCCGGGCTCGCTGGGCGAGGTCGCGGCGGGGGCGATGGGCGGGACCACGGCGCTGGTCAGCCACCTGGTGAAGGCCTCGCTGCGGATGGCGGTCAACACCTCGCCCGAGCCGGCCAGCAACATCGTGGTGAGCCTGGCCGAGGACCTCTCGGTCGCCGGTCTGGTCACGCTGGCGATCTTCCACCCGTGGGTGGCCGCCTCGATCTCCGCCGTGCTGCTGGCCGTCGGCCTGCTGCTGGTCTGGTTCGCGATCAGCCGGATCCGCCGCTTCCGGGACCGCCGCCGCGAGCGCCGGGCCGCCCGGGCGGCGGGCGTGCGACCGGCGCGGGAGGTGCCCGTCCCCCGGCCGTAGGATGCGGTCCATGGCACGGATCGTCATCATCGGCGCAGGAATGAGCGGGCTCGCGACGGCCTCCCGGCTGGCGACCCTCGGCCACCGGGTGACGGTCTGCGAGGCGACCGGGACGTACGGCGGCATGGTCGGCCGCTACGAGCGGGACGGCTTCGCCTTCGACACCGGCCCCGGGCTGCTCACCCTCCCGGCCGTCTACCGCGACCTCGCGCTGAAGACCGGCCGGGAGCCGCTGGAGCAGCTGGTCGAGCTGGCGCCGGTGGATCCGGAGAGCCGGCACCTGTTCCCCGACGGCACCGACCTGCTGCTGCCCAACGCCTCCCGCGGCGGGGTGATCCAGGCGCTGGACACGGCGTTCGGCACCGGCTCGGGCGCCCGCTGGGCCGAGGTGATGAACCACGGCCGCACGGTCTGGGAGGCCACCCGCCGCCCGCTGCTGGAGGAGCCGCTGCCGGCCGACACCGCGCCGCTGCGCACCGATCCGTACCCGGCGCCGCGGCCCGGTCGCCTCGCCCGCCTGTTCGGGGCCAGGGCGTGGACCCTCGCCGACGTGGCCGCCCGTGGACTCGGCGGCCACGACGGGCTGACCGCCCTGCTGCACGAGCACGCCCTGCGCTTCGGCCTCGACCCGCGCACCGCGCCGGCCGGGGCCACCGTGCTGCCGTACATGGAGCAGTCCTTCGGCGTCTGGTACGTCCGGGGCGGCATCCGGGCGCTGGCCGACGCGGTGTACCGGCGGTGCGAGCGGCGCGGGGTGGAGTTCCGCTTCGACACCCGGGTCGCCGAGGTGCTGGAGAAGGACGGCCGGGCCTGCGGCGTCGACACCGCGGCCGGCCGGATCGACGCCGACGTGGTGGTCTCCGCGATGGACGCCCGGGTGGTCTTCTCGGAGTACCTCGGCACGGCCGGCTCCCAGGACGACTGGCCGTCGTCGATGGAACGGCTGCACGACGCCCCCGGCCGCGTCGTGGTGCTGCTCGCCCTACGCGGGGAGCGCCCCGCCGGGACGGCGCACCGGACGGTGGTGCACGCCGCCGACCGCGCCGCCGAACTGGACGGGATCTTCCGCGCCGGCGCCCCGCTCGCCCAGCGGCCGACCGTCCAGGTGCTGCGCCCGGACGACGCCTCGCTGCACCCCGCCGGCCACGAGGCCGTGGTGCTCACCGCGACCACGCCGGCGATGGGTTTCGACTGGACCGGACCGGGCGTCGCCGAGCGCTTCGCCGACCGGATGGTCGCGCAGGCGGACGCGGCCGGTCTGGGCCTCGGTGAGCGGGTGCTCTGGCGGGTGGTGCGGACGCCGGCGGACACCGCGCGGGAGACCGGTTCCTTCCTCGGCTCCGTCCCGCTGCCCGCCCTGGCGGGCGCGCGCGGCGCCTACCTCCAGGCGCCGACCGAGGAGGCACCCGGCTTCTACCTGGTGGGCGGCGCCGCCCACCCCGGCGGCGGGCTGGCCCGGGTCGGCATGTCGGCCTGCATCGCGGCCAACCTCATCGGCCCGGCCTGAGCCGCTCCGGACCGGCCCGGCGGGCGGGGCTCAGCCCTGCTGCTGCCAGGTCGGCTGCTGCTGGTAGCCGTACTGGTCGTACTGCGGCTGCTGGGGGATGCCCTGCTGCTGCGGGTAGGGCTGGTGCTGCTGGTCGGCCTGCTGCTGCCACTGCTGCTGGGCCTGCTGCGCCTGCTGGGCCTGGTCGTAGCCGTACTGGTCGGGCTGCTGCTGGTAACCGCCGTACGCGTCCACCTGCGGCTGCTGCTGGTAGCCCGCGTACGGGTCCGGCTGCTGCTGGTAGGTGCCGTAGCCCTGGTCGTAGGCGAAGGCCGGCTGCTGCTGGGCCTGCCACTGCTGCTGGCCGTTCGCGTCCCAGCCGGGCTGCTGCTGCGAGGTGTCGTAGCCGGCCTGGTAGGCCTCGGCGTAGGGGTCGGGCTGGGCCGGTGGCGCGGGCTGCTGCTGCTCGTAGTAGCCGGGGGTGTAGACGCCGTCGGCGGCGATCTCCTGCATCTCGAAGGCGGCGGTCTGCTCGACGGCCGGGACGTCCTCGGCCACCGGGGCCGGGGCCGGGCTCTCCTCGACCGCGCTGACCGTGCCGATCCGGTCGGCCGCCACCGCGGTGGCCACCACCGCGCCACCGGTCAGCGCGCCCAGCAGGGGCACCCTGGCCAGCGGGCCGGGCAGTCCGCCGTCGGCCCGG of the Kitasatospora sp. NBC_01246 genome contains:
- a CDS encoding DUF4126 domain-containing protein; the protein is MTIVPLIFTSGLASGINAYAVVLLLGLLGRFGGAESVPAALERTDVLAAAAVLFLLEAVADKIPYVDSVWDGVHTVIRPIAGATVGALLASADPGSLGEVAAGAMGGTTALVSHLVKASLRMAVNTSPEPASNIVVSLAEDLSVAGLVTLAIFHPWVAASISAVLLAVGLLLVWFAISRIRRFRDRRRERRAARAAGVRPAREVPVPRP
- a CDS encoding phytoene desaturase family protein, translating into MARIVIIGAGMSGLATASRLATLGHRVTVCEATGTYGGMVGRYERDGFAFDTGPGLLTLPAVYRDLALKTGREPLEQLVELAPVDPESRHLFPDGTDLLLPNASRGGVIQALDTAFGTGSGARWAEVMNHGRTVWEATRRPLLEEPLPADTAPLRTDPYPAPRPGRLARLFGARAWTLADVAARGLGGHDGLTALLHEHALRFGLDPRTAPAGATVLPYMEQSFGVWYVRGGIRALADAVYRRCERRGVEFRFDTRVAEVLEKDGRACGVDTAAGRIDADVVVSAMDARVVFSEYLGTAGSQDDWPSSMERLHDAPGRVVVLLALRGERPAGTAHRTVVHAADRAAELDGIFRAGAPLAQRPTVQVLRPDDASLHPAGHEAVVLTATTPAMGFDWTGPGVAERFADRMVAQADAAGLGLGERVLWRVVRTPADTARETGSFLGSVPLPALAGARGAYLQAPTEEAPGFYLVGGAAHPGGGLARVGMSACIAANLIGPA